A region from the Catenulispora sp. MAP5-51 genome encodes:
- a CDS encoding type IV secretory system conjugative DNA transfer family protein: MTHLLAELSHLAASASAWWPQAATVAGATAALTGTARRAVLRLRTRAQLRDARLIRILLPPSVDPHAGPAFWANLHGLVRPPRHRAWPGQPHLSFEFSFSSEGTQIALWVPGLIPPGIVERAVEAAWPGAQTETVLSVGAPIPTRALVAANGISELRPVRAVGGRLRLARPEIHPLQDRFSTDPLRALLGACTDLRPAEYACVQVLARPAAGRRLRRFRSTLRNFHKPPTSRTSAKTTLFDLTTRGPRGRTTAVRADLEHSAELRAAMTKSVGPLWETAIHYAVVTTAPPPSQAAERRSEAGRLRGLAHALASAFAVHAERNWWARKHLPQLLCAATERRFIRGELLSLAELAAIAHLPYDTDAPGVIRAGAKSAAAPPSVAAPSPSAKPLGRSDVGGSRPVGLAVADARHHLHIVGKTGSGKSSLLANLILADVEAGRGAVVIDPKGDLVSALLDRLPERAIDRTVLIDPEREGIRPAMNVLSVGSDQEIPLVVDNLVSIFHKIYGAYWGPRTDDILRSVALTLLKTRGESASPTLADIPGVLLSGDAARLSITSGLRDPMLASFWEWYAQLSDGARAQVIGPLMNKLRAFLLRDFVRQTVAASTSNFEMADVLNGGVLLARLPKGILGEETTRLLGSLIVAGVWRAAQARARQAEEQRRDSSLYLDEGQNFLTLAHPLEDMFAEARAYRLSIAFAHQNLGQLSTELREALSANARSKLYFNASPEDSRLLERHTVPTLSAYDLAHLGGYQVAARLVSGGQETRAFTLKTQPMPPAVPGRADAVLNAAAARWPAVSDVPAQRLAADPRSHRLSAPGLADTLELELDPQLLLNESGEA; encoded by the coding sequence TTGACCCATCTGCTGGCTGAACTGAGCCACCTCGCTGCCTCGGCGTCAGCATGGTGGCCTCAGGCCGCCACAGTGGCGGGCGCGACGGCCGCATTGACCGGCACGGCTCGCCGCGCAGTCCTGAGGCTTCGCACCCGTGCCCAGCTGCGCGACGCGCGACTGATCCGAATCCTGCTGCCGCCATCGGTCGATCCCCATGCTGGCCCAGCGTTCTGGGCGAACCTCCACGGCTTGGTCAGGCCACCGCGGCATCGCGCGTGGCCAGGCCAGCCGCACCTCTCGTTCGAGTTCTCCTTCAGCTCTGAGGGAACCCAGATCGCGCTGTGGGTACCCGGGCTCATCCCTCCCGGCATCGTCGAGCGCGCGGTTGAAGCCGCATGGCCGGGCGCCCAGACCGAGACCGTTCTGTCGGTCGGGGCACCCATCCCAACCCGCGCGCTGGTTGCTGCCAACGGGATCTCGGAGCTGCGTCCGGTCCGCGCAGTCGGCGGACGCCTTCGGCTGGCACGGCCCGAGATCCATCCGCTCCAGGACAGGTTCTCAACCGATCCGCTGCGCGCACTGCTCGGCGCCTGCACCGACCTCCGGCCTGCGGAGTACGCATGCGTCCAGGTGCTGGCGCGTCCCGCAGCCGGCCGTCGTCTGCGGCGTTTCCGCAGCACCCTACGAAACTTCCACAAGCCACCTACGTCCAGGACCTCAGCCAAGACGACATTGTTCGACCTGACCACGCGAGGACCGCGTGGCCGGACCACTGCGGTGCGCGCTGATCTGGAGCACTCTGCAGAACTGCGTGCTGCGATGACGAAGAGCGTCGGGCCACTGTGGGAAACAGCCATCCACTACGCCGTCGTGACCACAGCACCGCCGCCGTCACAGGCAGCAGAACGACGCTCGGAAGCCGGCCGCCTCCGAGGCCTCGCGCACGCCCTCGCGTCAGCCTTCGCCGTCCATGCCGAGCGCAACTGGTGGGCCCGCAAGCACCTGCCGCAGCTGCTCTGCGCGGCCACCGAGCGGCGCTTCATCCGTGGCGAGCTGCTCAGCTTGGCCGAGCTGGCCGCCATCGCTCACCTGCCCTACGACACGGACGCCCCGGGAGTGATCCGGGCAGGCGCCAAGTCAGCGGCGGCCCCGCCTTCAGTGGCCGCTCCATCCCCGTCGGCAAAGCCGCTGGGCCGGTCCGACGTCGGCGGCTCGCGGCCGGTGGGTCTGGCCGTCGCCGACGCCCGCCACCACCTCCACATCGTCGGCAAGACTGGCTCCGGCAAGTCGTCACTGCTGGCGAACTTGATCCTGGCCGATGTCGAGGCGGGCCGCGGCGCGGTCGTCATTGACCCGAAGGGCGACCTCGTGTCGGCGCTTCTCGACCGGCTTCCCGAGCGAGCCATCGACCGCACCGTGCTCATCGACCCGGAGCGCGAAGGGATCCGGCCAGCGATGAACGTTCTGAGCGTCGGCAGCGATCAAGAGATCCCGCTCGTCGTGGACAACCTCGTCAGCATCTTCCACAAGATCTATGGCGCCTACTGGGGTCCCCGTACCGATGACATCCTCCGCTCTGTCGCGCTGACCCTCCTGAAGACCCGCGGCGAAAGCGCATCCCCGACGCTCGCCGACATCCCGGGCGTGCTCCTGTCGGGCGACGCCGCGCGGCTGTCGATCACCAGCGGCCTGCGCGATCCCATGTTGGCGAGCTTCTGGGAGTGGTATGCGCAGCTCTCTGACGGTGCCCGCGCGCAGGTGATCGGGCCGCTCATGAACAAGCTGCGAGCGTTTCTCCTGCGCGACTTCGTCAGGCAGACCGTAGCCGCCTCGACATCGAACTTCGAGATGGCTGATGTCCTCAACGGTGGAGTCCTGCTCGCCCGCCTGCCCAAAGGCATCCTCGGCGAGGAGACCACCCGCCTTCTCGGCTCGCTGATCGTGGCCGGCGTCTGGCGCGCGGCGCAGGCCCGTGCCAGGCAGGCCGAGGAGCAGCGTCGCGACAGCTCGCTCTATCTCGACGAGGGCCAGAACTTCCTCACCCTCGCACATCCGCTGGAGGACATGTTCGCCGAGGCTCGTGCCTACCGACTGTCCATCGCCTTCGCCCACCAGAACCTCGGCCAGCTCTCGACGGAACTTCGCGAAGCCCTCTCCGCCAACGCGCGCTCCAAGTTGTACTTCAACGCCTCGCCCGAAGACTCCCGCCTCTTGGAACGGCACACGGTGCCGACCCTCAGCGCTTACGACTTGGCCCACCTCGGCGGCTACCAGGTCGCCGCGAGGCTCGTGTCCGGAGGGCAGGAGACTCGGGCTTTCACGCTGAAGACTCAGCCCATGCCGCCGGCAGTCCCCGGCCGCGCGGACGCGGTGCTCAACGCCGCCGCCGCGCGCTGGCCCGCCGTCTCCGACGTACCTGCGCAGCGTTTGGCCGCCGATCCCCGCTCCCACCGCCTTTCGGCACCGGGGCTGGCCGACACTCTCGAACTCGAACTCGATCCCCAGCTGCTGCTCAACGAAAGCGGTGAAGCGTGA
- a CDS encoding replication-relaxation family protein has translation MTSTRQALLTAANRLTERDRRILHLLGQHQVLTTHQITRAFFDNPRVARRRVQILAEVGLIDCFRPALLIGTSPKHCVLTALGLHAVAGLDDGHEQPVPRAGELGRLTVRADLGHLVGVNDVFCGLLGSARTMTDASLEIWWSERACAKAWGTYVRPDGFGRWHEGPRTVDFFLEYDTGTEHSPKILAKLPGYEAVAAATSIVTPVLFWLHSPRREQALHQRLARTHQTVPIATAAGDSAGADPSGAVWRRVGAESDARVSLADLAGVWT, from the coding sequence GTGACATCGACTCGACAGGCGCTGCTCACCGCAGCGAATCGGCTCACGGAGCGCGATCGGCGAATCCTCCACCTCCTCGGTCAACATCAAGTGCTGACCACCCACCAGATCACCCGAGCCTTCTTCGACAACCCCAGGGTCGCTCGTCGCCGAGTGCAGATCCTGGCCGAGGTCGGACTCATCGACTGCTTCCGGCCGGCGCTGCTGATCGGCACCAGTCCGAAGCACTGCGTGCTGACGGCCCTTGGCCTTCACGCCGTCGCCGGGCTCGACGACGGCCACGAGCAGCCAGTGCCGCGTGCAGGGGAGCTGGGCCGGCTCACGGTGCGGGCTGACCTCGGGCACCTCGTCGGTGTGAACGACGTCTTCTGCGGGCTCCTTGGCTCGGCACGGACGATGACCGACGCTTCGCTGGAGATCTGGTGGTCCGAGCGCGCATGCGCCAAGGCCTGGGGCACGTACGTACGCCCCGACGGGTTCGGCCGCTGGCACGAAGGCCCCCGCACCGTCGACTTCTTCCTTGAGTACGACACCGGCACCGAGCACAGCCCCAAGATCCTCGCCAAGCTGCCCGGCTACGAAGCGGTGGCCGCCGCCACCAGCATCGTCACCCCGGTCCTGTTCTGGCTCCACTCACCACGTCGAGAGCAGGCCCTGCACCAGCGCCTCGCACGTACGCACCAAACCGTCCCCATCGCCACCGCGGCCGGCGATTCCGCAGGAGCCGATCCTTCGGGTGCCGTCTGGCGACGGGTCGGCGCCGAATCCGACGCCCGCGTATCGCTAGCCGACCTGGCGGGGGTGTGGACGTGA
- a CDS encoding NlpC/P60 family protein yields MDVTVGRIAVAASTAFLLVVLLLSAAAAAVVESLTAAPWDSLDLFASSGEHQMPAADAEIPPQIYGLYHEAAASCPGLPWTVLAGFGEVASGHGRQVGDRGVMGISRAQFDRYASPTPAGGAMPTSPLDPVDATFAAARLMCGSGSALDVKSAVGRAEADPAAAVRIIELADVYAHAPRAGSFLAAAAQSAPSSAARLAVEYAGAQLGLPYVWGGNGPDRSDASGFDCSGLTQSAYQAAGIAIPRTATEQFHTGRAVDASDLRAGDLVFYGDPNGFLHHVAIYLGRGIIIDAPHTGAVVRFDPVAAADYAGARRES; encoded by the coding sequence GTGGACGTGACGGTCGGGCGCATCGCAGTGGCAGCGTCGACGGCGTTTCTGCTGGTCGTCCTGCTGCTGTCCGCAGCGGCCGCCGCAGTCGTGGAATCGCTGACGGCAGCGCCCTGGGACTCGCTCGATCTGTTCGCCAGCTCGGGAGAACACCAGATGCCCGCCGCCGATGCCGAGATCCCGCCCCAGATATACGGGCTCTACCACGAGGCGGCAGCGAGCTGCCCCGGCTTGCCCTGGACCGTGCTCGCAGGCTTCGGCGAGGTGGCATCCGGTCACGGCCGGCAGGTCGGCGATCGCGGCGTCATGGGCATCTCCCGTGCGCAGTTCGATCGCTATGCCAGTCCTACTCCCGCTGGCGGGGCCATGCCGACTTCCCCACTCGATCCCGTCGATGCGACCTTTGCTGCCGCGAGGCTGATGTGCGGTTCGGGCTCGGCCCTCGACGTGAAATCTGCCGTGGGCCGAGCCGAAGCCGATCCCGCTGCCGCGGTGCGGATCATCGAACTTGCAGACGTCTACGCACACGCGCCTCGGGCCGGCTCATTCCTCGCAGCCGCGGCACAATCCGCGCCCAGTTCGGCTGCACGGCTTGCGGTCGAGTATGCGGGTGCTCAGCTCGGTCTGCCCTACGTCTGGGGAGGTAACGGGCCCGACCGTAGCGACGCCAGCGGCTTCGACTGCTCCGGTCTCACTCAAAGCGCATACCAGGCGGCAGGTATTGCTATTCCGCGTACCGCTACGGAACAATTCCATACAGGGCGAGCGGTTGACGCCTCGGATCTGCGAGCGGGCGACTTAGTGTTTTACGGCGATCCAAACGGATTTCTTCATCATGTCGCCATCTATCTGGGTCGCGGAATAATTATTGATGCGCCGCACACCGGTGCCGTAGTCCGCTTCGACCCCGTCGCGGCTGCCGACTACGCCGGCGCACGGCGTGAGTCCTGA
- a CDS encoding phosphotransferase, producing the protein MYLHNAKGLVAKVGRSAERFVPAAREVRVAEWLISSGVPAELPLDVEQPDPRCALPVTFWHAITGDWTTPDRLAEILRELHKLTPPAHLALPQLDPFARMRQRLAGSSGLDAAIRSELESMIAQREVELPAALGGRDQVVLHGDANIGNILLTLENEAILFDLEGFCLGPRIWDLMITAVYRDLGWHTEPEYAGFCDVYGEDPSDDPAFATVEAVQLLRMVCWLAQRATDDPVIGEEFATRLADLRDPGRPRRWHPY; encoded by the coding sequence GTGTACCTGCACAATGCGAAGGGCTTGGTCGCCAAGGTCGGCCGCTCCGCCGAACGGTTCGTGCCTGCTGCACGGGAGGTGCGTGTTGCTGAATGGCTGATCTCTAGTGGCGTGCCAGCCGAGCTCCCCCTCGACGTCGAGCAACCTGACCCACGCTGCGCGCTACCGGTCACGTTCTGGCACGCGATAACTGGCGACTGGACCACCCCGGATCGGCTAGCAGAGATCCTCAGGGAGCTGCACAAGTTGACTCCGCCAGCACATCTTGCGCTGCCGCAGCTTGACCCATTCGCGAGGATGCGCCAGCGGCTGGCCGGTTCGTCCGGCCTCGATGCCGCGATCCGCAGTGAGCTGGAATCGATGATCGCTCAGCGAGAGGTCGAGCTGCCCGCTGCTCTGGGCGGCAGAGACCAGGTCGTTCTCCACGGCGATGCCAACATCGGCAACATTCTGCTCACGCTTGAGAACGAGGCGATCCTGTTCGATCTGGAAGGCTTCTGCCTCGGACCCCGCATCTGGGACTTGATGATCACTGCCGTGTATCGCGACCTAGGCTGGCACACCGAGCCTGAATACGCCGGGTTCTGCGATGTCTACGGCGAAGATCCCTCGGACGATCCTGCTTTCGCCACTGTCGAGGCGGTCCAACTACTGCGGATGGTCTGCTGGCTGGCGCAGCGGGCCACAGACGACCCGGTCATCGGCGAGGAGTTCGCGACGCGGCTCGCCGACCTTCGTGACCCGGGCCGGCCGCGTCGTTGGCATCCGTACTAG
- a CDS encoding regulator — protein sequence MTDREPNRLLAAALAEAKFSASGFARRICDAAESAGVPVHTSHTQIGRWLDGQQPRGAAPQLIATVLSEKLGRTITSADLGFDSHNTPAPDALRMVTDPVEALRVTAELWRADADGTAARHGADLIGPVLGWLTAEPVGSVARDGVQRVGMADVDALRSTLSTFVYLDNEYGGGRARDAAVRYLADCVSPLLDGTFSDAVGRALFTAAAEFTLLTGWMAYDTGKPDTAGNCFVHALALAQAAGDRALGASVLSAMSHQANYIGDPRTALVIARGAVGSVPSDGSSTLRAQFHAMEARAAAGLGDRSACQRALSRSEMALSRTDPKMPPWIAYFDPCEFTDEAAHCHRDLGDHTQAVAAAETCLAFREQGSPRSRVFSRIVYAEALFGVGEAEHGADVANEVLPHATALASRRTAAYLQRLRAKAAPHSSVAAVADFLEKSASDR from the coding sequence ATGACGGACAGGGAACCGAACCGGCTTCTCGCCGCAGCATTGGCCGAGGCCAAGTTCTCGGCATCCGGGTTCGCACGACGGATCTGCGACGCGGCCGAATCCGCCGGGGTGCCGGTGCACACCTCCCACACTCAGATCGGTCGTTGGCTGGACGGGCAGCAGCCTCGGGGCGCCGCACCACAGCTGATCGCCACGGTTCTCAGCGAGAAGCTCGGCCGTACCATCACCTCGGCCGACCTCGGGTTCGACAGTCACAACACCCCCGCGCCGGACGCCCTGCGGATGGTGACCGACCCGGTGGAGGCGCTGCGCGTCACCGCCGAACTCTGGCGTGCCGACGCCGATGGCACGGCGGCGCGCCATGGTGCCGATCTCATTGGACCGGTGCTGGGCTGGCTGACTGCCGAGCCGGTTGGGAGCGTCGCGCGGGACGGTGTTCAGCGTGTGGGAATGGCGGACGTCGATGCATTGCGTTCCACCCTCAGCACCTTCGTCTACCTAGACAACGAGTACGGCGGCGGGCGGGCGCGTGATGCCGCGGTCCGGTACCTCGCCGACTGTGTTTCACCTCTGCTTGACGGCACCTTCAGCGACGCCGTCGGCCGTGCCCTGTTTACCGCCGCGGCCGAGTTCACGCTGCTCACCGGTTGGATGGCCTACGACACCGGCAAACCCGACACTGCGGGGAACTGCTTTGTGCACGCGCTCGCCCTCGCACAAGCGGCCGGCGATCGCGCGCTCGGTGCCAGCGTGCTATCGGCGATGAGCCACCAGGCCAACTACATCGGCGACCCGCGCACGGCGCTGGTCATCGCGCGGGGAGCCGTCGGCAGCGTCCCCAGCGACGGCAGCAGCACGCTGCGCGCTCAGTTTCACGCGATGGAGGCCCGCGCGGCGGCGGGCCTCGGCGACCGCTCTGCCTGCCAACGTGCTCTGTCACGCTCCGAAATGGCGCTGAGTCGCACTGACCCGAAGATGCCGCCATGGATCGCGTACTTCGACCCGTGTGAGTTCACCGACGAGGCCGCCCACTGCCACCGGGACCTCGGAGATCACACGCAAGCGGTCGCCGCAGCTGAGACCTGCCTAGCGTTTCGAGAACAGGGTTCGCCTCGCAGCCGGGTCTTCTCTCGGATCGTCTACGCCGAGGCCCTGTTCGGGGTCGGCGAGGCTGAGCACGGCGCCGACGTCGCGAACGAGGTGCTGCCGCACGCGACCGCCCTGGCCTCACGACGTACCGCGGCCTACCTTCAGCGGCTACGCGCGAAGGCCGCGCCACACTCCTCGGTCGCCGCCGTGGCTGACTTTCTGGAAAAGTCCGCTTCAGACAGGTAG
- a CDS encoding ATP-binding protein — METKAAGPEQQRLDDAAQVCTAVPLNATAPGAARTFVRETLEDLGLAVLIDDAALLVSELATNALRHAGGEQIDVAVLPEDGRVVFQVFDADAVLPRSREMPSIDPGDTASLPEGGMGLAIIQAVAASWGRCPVPGGKLTWFTLKRPEACA; from the coding sequence TTGGAGACCAAGGCAGCAGGACCTGAACAGCAGCGTCTTGACGACGCGGCGCAGGTCTGCACGGCGGTCCCGCTGAACGCGACTGCACCGGGGGCAGCGCGGACGTTCGTTAGGGAGACACTCGAAGACCTCGGCTTGGCCGTCCTGATAGATGACGCCGCTTTGCTCGTCAGCGAGCTGGCAACGAACGCCCTCCGCCATGCCGGCGGCGAGCAGATCGACGTAGCGGTCCTCCCTGAAGACGGGCGGGTCGTATTCCAAGTCTTCGACGCGGACGCGGTGCTGCCCCGCTCTCGCGAGATGCCATCGATAGACCCCGGCGATACGGCTTCCTTGCCGGAAGGCGGTATGGGCCTGGCGATCATCCAGGCGGTCGCGGCGTCCTGGGGTCGCTGCCCTGTACCCGGCGGGAAGTTGACCTGGTTCACCCTGAAGAGGCCGGAGGCATGCGCGTGA
- a CDS encoding UDP-N-acetylglucosamine 1-carboxyvinyltransferase: MRVSPSVIEVRGGIPLQGTVSVDGSKNACLPLLAAAATLGTGVRLTGVPDSTDVVSMIRLLDQAGWPVWQEQSDVGVGAPLGTPIGGLAEAAAIRASHYLIPALLSTHGTARLPWPGGSAVGDRGMQLHFAVYEAFGDRAEVDADGYVVSAGQRSSRLAKITLPFRSRGATIIALLRAVVAGRAVRIEQPNTAPETQAVISALRTADWECTSEASLLTAVPPSTPSTARRSWAVPGDWIEAGTLACAIAATGGSGTISGADTHDLVVLVNALRHLGVAAEAEATAVVVDATVGRPTRNLRAIATRNPGGLEADFEPALLVAASGRRGRHRFADAINPGRHGNLLPQLARFGLATKPVSATECLIEGPQRLSAATVEATDVYTGTALLVAGCAATGTTVLHRPAQIRRGHPDLPGKLRALGAEIKESR; this comes from the coding sequence ATGCGCGTGAGTCCGAGCGTCATCGAAGTGCGCGGCGGGATCCCGCTGCAAGGAACGGTCTCCGTTGACGGCTCGAAGAACGCCTGCCTGCCCTTGTTGGCCGCTGCCGCGACACTCGGCACCGGTGTCCGGCTGACCGGCGTGCCCGACTCCACCGATGTCGTGAGCATGATCCGGCTGCTCGACCAGGCCGGCTGGCCAGTCTGGCAGGAACAGAGCGACGTCGGGGTCGGCGCACCGCTGGGCACGCCTATAGGCGGACTCGCGGAGGCTGCGGCGATCCGTGCGTCCCACTACCTGATTCCCGCCCTGCTCTCGACCCACGGGACCGCCCGGCTGCCGTGGCCCGGCGGCAGCGCGGTCGGCGACCGTGGGATGCAACTGCACTTCGCCGTCTACGAGGCGTTCGGCGACCGTGCCGAAGTCGATGCCGACGGCTACGTGGTGAGCGCGGGACAGCGCTCGTCTCGTCTGGCGAAGATCACCCTGCCGTTTCGAAGTCGCGGTGCGACGATCATCGCCCTGCTGCGGGCCGTGGTCGCCGGACGAGCAGTCCGGATCGAGCAACCGAACACGGCTCCCGAAACGCAGGCCGTGATCTCCGCTCTGCGAACCGCGGACTGGGAGTGCACGTCGGAAGCCTCCTTGCTGACGGCCGTGCCGCCATCAACACCCTCGACGGCCCGCCGTTCGTGGGCGGTCCCGGGTGACTGGATCGAGGCTGGAACCCTGGCCTGCGCGATCGCGGCCACAGGCGGGTCCGGGACTATCAGCGGAGCTGATACCCACGACCTGGTCGTGCTCGTCAACGCGCTCAGACACCTGGGCGTGGCGGCCGAGGCCGAGGCGACGGCGGTCGTCGTCGACGCGACGGTTGGACGACCCACCAGGAACCTGCGCGCGATCGCCACCCGCAACCCCGGCGGCCTGGAGGCCGACTTCGAACCCGCACTGCTGGTCGCCGCCTCGGGACGACGCGGACGTCACCGATTCGCGGACGCGATCAACCCGGGCCGACACGGCAACCTGCTACCCCAACTCGCCCGGTTCGGACTGGCCACCAAACCGGTCAGTGCGACGGAATGCCTGATCGAGGGCCCGCAGAGGCTCTCCGCCGCCACGGTCGAGGCCACCGACGTCTATACGGGCACCGCCCTGCTGGTGGCTGGATGTGCAGCGACCGGCACCACAGTGCTCCATCGACCCGCGCAGATTCGTCGCGGCCACCCTGACCTGCCCGGAAAACTGCGCGCCCTCGGTGCCGAGATCAAGGAGAGCCGATGA
- a CDS encoding helix-turn-helix domain-containing protein, translating to MLVRGRAISEWECGTIQPKLGNLIEWSGRLHYRFVVLGQDGEPLRGPSIRRPGEAWEHFERRRLASPLRNRRMALGLSQTDLGRLVGVSKDSVQRWELACVPPRPIAHVVWAQKLGYALGLWRVRSQRGTRICGSCRDGGPQMADSETRRRPGRPGGF from the coding sequence ATGCTCGTACGCGGTAGAGCGATCTCAGAGTGGGAGTGCGGCACGATCCAACCCAAGCTGGGGAACCTCATCGAGTGGTCCGGACGGCTCCACTACCGCTTTGTGGTCCTTGGTCAAGATGGTGAACCACTGCGCGGACCCTCGATCCGGAGGCCGGGCGAGGCCTGGGAACACTTCGAACGCAGGAGGCTGGCGTCCCCGCTGAGAAATCGGCGCATGGCTCTTGGCCTCTCGCAGACGGACCTCGGCCGTCTCGTCGGCGTCAGCAAGGACTCGGTCCAGCGCTGGGAGCTCGCTTGCGTACCGCCGCGGCCGATCGCGCACGTCGTGTGGGCACAGAAGCTGGGATACGCCCTTGGCCTGTGGCGGGTCCGTAGTCAGCGAGGCACGAGGATCTGCGGGTCGTGCCGTGACGGCGGCCCGCAGATGGCAGACTCCGAGACGCGTCGTCGTCCTGGCAGACCTGGAGGTTTTTGA